The Podospora pseudopauciseta strain CBS 411.78 chromosome 7 map unlocalized CBS411.78m_7.2, whole genome shotgun sequence genome contains a region encoding:
- a CDS encoding uncharacterized protein (EggNog:ENOG503NZTW) — translation MADTIEPVARPPPPPNFNTLAEIQQEAESPTPAPFIRLIQSPVPQSGDIPAATFRVPCPTLLRPSKDPARKIHPVFEAKLRNNMLPALGFVELANAGDVAANVYNSTPIPITIVICMIAGGTACFSLLFFLIYDATRSWKNICGLRVERRFLQDLQKAEDEQQDLEKRSAGAGIARSFSGSHTSGSSKEKRADGAARNWGRTLACFLHINNQDLRSEIAYRFGMDIVIGVGILLVSAGTWMATRGEDPYLFDLSNLLTGFLGNSPLAFYAVINMLWAVYLDNDQRKKTRMVASSLYSDFPPGRSYVGDRLEHMVSTRANYLRIHFLLNGLPGLIAGAMSLAAATQWWAYVVLIPCIVNSVMANRLWRHKIGYDRPFLTNIDLKPLSRDELLESLLLVDSRRQNLAATRWAAITMPFCPLLQYIVQFNLFEQFCLRLLSKNPDITRRYFQGDVENELGGGTATVTIDAYQVLKLAELEPCTRDVVTQAARDTIWFDAKRGLESRERWLIEILEVYLVLGAVENDGGRDMRPSASSFTEKSGSVNSLSEQEDVNEKLEISFSRE, via the coding sequence ATGGCTGATACTATCGAGCCCGTGGCTcgcccaccgccaccacccaactTCAACACACTTGCTGAGATTCAGCAAGAGGCAGagtcaccaacaccagcaccttTCATCCGCCTGATACAATCTCCTGTTCCCCAAAGCGGCGACATACCAGCCGCCACCTTCAGAGTACCTTGTCCAACACTCCTCCGACCGAGCAAAGATCCAGCCCGCAAAATCCATCCAGTTTTTGAAGCAAAACTCCGAAACAACATGCTGCCCGCTTTGGGCTTTGTCGAGCTGGCCAACGCAGGCGACGTCGCCGCCAACGTGTACAACTCGACACCAATACCTATTACCATTGTGATCTGCATGATTGCTGGTGGTACCGCCTGCTTCAGCctgctcttcttcctcataTACGACGCGACTCGAAGCTGGAAAAACATCTGTGGACTCAGGGTTGAAAGGCGGTTTCTGCAAGACCTACAAAAGGCCGAGGACGAGCAGCAAGACTTGGAAAAGAGAAGTGCCGGCGCAGGCATTGCCCGTTCATTCTCTGGCTCCCATACCAGTGGTTCGagcaaagaaaaaagagctGATGGCGCTGCAAGGAACTGGGGCAGAACCCTGGCTTGCTTTCTCCATATTAACAACCAGGACCTCCGTTCCGAAATTGCCTACCGCTTCGGCATGGACATTGTCATCGGCGTCGGTATACTGCTGGTCAGTGCTGGCACCTGGATGGCCACCCGGGGCGAAGACCCCTATCTTTTTGATCTCTCTAACCTCCTCACTGGCTTCCTCGGCAACTCCCCACTCGCCTTTTACGCAGTCATCAACATGCTCTGGGCAGTCTACCTCGACAACGACCAACGCAAGAAAACACGCATGGTCGCCTCATCTCTCTATTCCGACTTTCCCCCAGGACGTTCCTATGTAGGCGACCGCCTCGAACACATGGTCTCCACCAGAGCCAATTACCTGCGCATCCACTTCCTGCTCAACGGGCTACCTGGTCTGATAGCAGGTGCCATGTCCCTCGCTGCGGCAACGCAGTGGTGGGCTTATGTAGTGCTGATCCCTTGCATCGTCAACTCGGTCATGGCCAACCGGCTGTGGCGGCACAAAATCGGCTATGACCGGCCGTTCTTGACCAACATCGATCTAAAACCCCTCAGCCGGGACGAGCTGCTTGAATCCCTACTCTTGGTGGATAGCCGTCGGCAGAATTTGGCCGCGACGAGGTGGGCGGCGATCACGATGCCGTTTTGTCCGTTACTGCAGTACATTGTTCAGTTCAACCTCTTTGAGCAGTTTTGTCTCCGACTGCTGTCAAAGAACCCCGACATAACCAGACGTTACTTCCAGGGTGATGTCGAAAATGAGCTGGGCGGGGGGACGGCAACGGTGACGATTGATGCGTACCAAGTGTTGAAACTGGCTGAGCTCGAGCCATGTACAAGAGATGTGGTCACCCAGGCCGCAAGGGACACAATCTGGTTTGATGCGAAACGTGGATTGGAgtcgagggagaggtggctgATTGAGATTCTGGAGGTGTACCTCGTGCTGGGGGCGGTTGAGAATGATGGAGGCCGTGATATGCGGCCTTCAGCATCGTCGTTTACAGAGAAGTCGGGGTCTGTCAACTCGCTGTCTGAACAGGAAGACGTCAATGAGAAGCTTGAGATCAGTTTCAGCAGAGAGTAA